The following are from one region of the Tenacibaculum dicentrarchi genome:
- a CDS encoding cytochrome c oxidase subunit 3: MEANIAVNSDKKEAWGGGGEKPFGATYGKMMMWFFIVSDALTFSGFLAAYGLTRFKFIDSWPIADEVFTHFPGLHGVHAPMYYVALMTFILIISSVTMVLAVDAGHQKKKNKVAWYMFATIIFGIIFVGSQAWEWKNFINGSYGAVKTTNNHILQFAKQDGVDAEGNPKYHQIALADFVHAQRKDDRIQHTRENGLWFEKEATVSEYSVAQIKEAFKADPSLLIRTEKLDLATKQKIVLSRAESLAKLPLITKVVEGANLHENEYGNPIFADFFFFITGFHGFHVLSGIILNIIIFFNVILGTYERRGHYEMVEKVGLYWHFVDLVWVFVFTFFYLV; the protein is encoded by the coding sequence ATGGAAGCAAATATTGCTGTAAATTCTGACAAGAAAGAAGCCTGGGGCGGCGGTGGTGAAAAACCATTTGGTGCTACCTATGGTAAAATGATGATGTGGTTTTTCATCGTTTCAGATGCGTTAACCTTTTCAGGTTTTTTAGCCGCTTATGGATTAACTCGTTTTAAATTTATTGATTCATGGCCAATCGCCGATGAGGTGTTTACTCACTTCCCAGGTTTACATGGTGTGCATGCACCGATGTATTATGTAGCCTTAATGACATTTATTTTAATTATATCATCGGTAACAATGGTGTTAGCGGTTGATGCGGGGCATCAAAAGAAAAAAAATAAAGTTGCTTGGTATATGTTTGCAACGATCATTTTCGGAATTATTTTCGTAGGATCACAAGCATGGGAGTGGAAAAACTTTATCAACGGTTCTTATGGAGCTGTTAAAACGACCAATAATCATATTTTACAGTTTGCAAAACAAGATGGTGTTGATGCTGAAGGAAACCCTAAATATCATCAAATAGCTTTAGCTGATTTTGTACATGCGCAAAGAAAAGATGATAGAATTCAGCACACACGTGAAAACGGGTTGTGGTTTGAAAAAGAAGCAACAGTTTCTGAGTATTCAGTAGCACAAATTAAAGAAGCTTTTAAAGCGGATCCTTCTTTATTAATAAGAACGGAAAAATTAGACCTTGCTACAAAGCAAAAAATAGTTTTATCAAGAGCTGAAAGTTTAGCTAAATTACCTTTAATAACCAAGGTTGTTGAAGGAGCTAATTTACATGAAAATGAATATGGGAATCCTATTTTTGCTGATTTCTTTTTCTTTATTACAGGTTTCCACGGTTTTCACGTATTATCAGGAATTATCTTAAATATTATTATATTTTTCAATGTAATTTTAGGTACTTACGAACGTAGAGGGCACTATGAAATGGTTGAAAAAGTAGGTTTATATTGGCACTTTGTAGATTTAGTTTGGGTATTTGTATTCACCTTTTTCTATTTAGTATAA
- the cyoE gene encoding heme o synthase, which yields MNSKLPVHNKVSLKSLFNDFKQLTKVGLSISVVFTSITGYLLGAETIDYTVVLLLAFGGYLMVGASNAFNQVIEKDIDALMQRTKDRPLPAGRMSTAVALTIAIIFTIVGIGVLYVIDPKCALFGAVSIFLYTSAYTPLKAVTPLAVFVGAIPGAIPFMLGWVAATGHFGIEAGFLFMIQFFWQFPHFWAIGWLQFEEYNKAGLHMLPMDKKDKGAVVQIIFYTCIMILMSVAPVLKVTGNFYIYPLTAVIVSLLGGVMLYYAFQLYKSEKNTDARKLMLASVFYITIVPIIYVVDKFLH from the coding sequence TTGAACTCAAAATTACCCGTACATAATAAAGTATCTTTAAAATCATTATTTAATGATTTTAAACAATTAACCAAAGTAGGCTTGTCTATAAGTGTTGTTTTCACTTCTATTACTGGGTACTTATTAGGGGCTGAAACAATCGATTATACGGTAGTACTTCTATTAGCCTTTGGAGGTTATCTAATGGTAGGAGCGTCGAATGCTTTTAATCAAGTTATCGAAAAAGATATTGATGCTTTAATGCAGCGAACTAAAGATCGCCCTTTACCAGCAGGTAGAATGAGTACAGCTGTAGCATTAACTATTGCAATTATTTTTACTATAGTAGGTATTGGTGTTTTATACGTCATTGACCCTAAATGCGCTTTGTTTGGAGCGGTGTCAATTTTTTTATACACCAGTGCTTACACGCCTTTAAAAGCCGTAACACCTTTGGCTGTATTTGTAGGCGCTATTCCTGGAGCCATTCCTTTTATGTTAGGTTGGGTTGCTGCAACAGGTCATTTTGGTATTGAAGCAGGATTTTTATTTATGATTCAGTTTTTCTGGCAATTTCCTCATTTTTGGGCAATTGGTTGGTTGCAATTTGAAGAATATAATAAAGCAGGCTTACACATGCTTCCTATGGATAAAAAAGACAAAGGAGCAGTTGTCCAAATAATTTTTTATACCTGTATAATGATTTTAATGTCGGTAGCACCGGTGTTAAAAGTAACAGGTAACTTTTATATTTATCCATTAACCGCTGTAATAGTATCATTATTAGGGGGGGTAATGTTGTACTATGCTTTTCAATTATATAAATCAGAAAAAAATACTGACGCACGAAAATTAATGTTAGCCAGTGTTTTTTATATAACAATCGTACCTATAATTTACGTGGTCGATAAATTTTTACACTAA
- a CDS encoding cytochrome c oxidase subunit 3 codes for MSAQTLQEELRAGKRKSAKPMLWIAMISMVMFFAGLTSAYVVSMKRDDWVTFDLPQAFYISTVLIVLSSITLIISQKLLKKDNLKASLLFLLATLVSGVGFVWYQYVGFNELRAVGLFFTGPESTVSTSFILGITFMHILHLLAGVIVLLVVIYNHFKKKYSSADMLGFELGGIFWHFVDILWIYLFFFFYFIR; via the coding sequence ATGAGCGCACAAACTTTACAAGAAGAATTAAGGGCTGGTAAAAGAAAATCAGCAAAACCAATGTTATGGATAGCCATGATTAGTATGGTGATGTTTTTTGCCGGACTAACAAGTGCTTACGTAGTAAGTATGAAACGAGATGACTGGGTTACTTTTGATTTGCCACAGGCATTTTACATTAGTACCGTTTTAATAGTATTAAGTAGTATTACTTTAATAATATCTCAAAAACTTCTAAAAAAAGATAATTTAAAAGCTTCGTTGCTCTTTTTGTTAGCTACTTTAGTATCAGGGGTTGGTTTCGTATGGTATCAATATGTAGGTTTTAATGAATTAAGAGCTGTTGGCTTATTTTTTACAGGACCTGAAAGTACTGTATCTACATCTTTTATTTTAGGAATTACATTTATGCACATTCTACACCTTTTAGCAGGTGTAATAGTCTTATTAGTCGTTATTTATAATCATTTTAAAAAGAAATATTCATCAGCTGATATGCTTGGCTTTGAGTTAGGTGGAATCTTCTGGCATTTTGTAGATATTTTATGGATTTATCTATTTTTCTTTTTCTATTTCATAAGATGA
- a CDS encoding cytochrome C oxidase subunit IV family protein: MGHAHESNKKRIWIVLAILTMLTTVEVILGIIKPDSLHLNGVGTSWLNWIFIILTLVKAYYIAWAFMHLEGEKTWFRRSIVWTAVFLVSYLLFIILIEGNYLHETLAPLVKW; encoded by the coding sequence ATGGGTCACGCACACGAATCAAATAAAAAAAGAATCTGGATTGTTTTAGCAATTTTAACAATGCTGACAACTGTAGAAGTAATACTAGGTATTATTAAGCCAGATTCATTACATTTAAATGGAGTAGGTACTAGTTGGTTAAACTGGATTTTTATCATTCTAACCCTTGTTAAAGCATATTATATTGCATGGGCATTTATGCACTTAGAAGGCGAAAAAACATGGTTTAGAAGATCAATTGTTTGGACAGCGGTATTTTTAGTTTCTTATTTACTATTTATTATTTTAATAGAAGGTAATTATTTACATGAAACATTAGCGCCATTAGTAAAATGGTAA